In one window of Nocardiopsis aegyptia DNA:
- a CDS encoding protoporphyrinogen/coproporphyrinogen oxidase, with the protein MSPAPDVAVVGAGVAGLAAAHHLARAGYSVRVLEAADAVGGRMRTLRSDGFLIDTGAEMLPSARGYPATWRLIRELGLDGSRGAVPRVRGALSVWHAGRSRPRAGRPLGLLTGAGLSVRARADLLRLLTAVRRAGPDPDRPELSPLGAATVADLLRDYHPELGDRLIRPLAAGFFGWDAERSAAAPFAAHLAASGSTGDWHTYRDGMDTLARALADRLDVRTGHTVTAVNADRGGVRLASPQGEVTARAAVLAVPAPVAAGLYTEASPVERAYLRACGYTPMLRLSLVLDRPAAPRGVRGGFATLVPAHEDPLVNVITVDHNKHPGRAPAGRGLVSLVASPQGTAELLDMPDAHVAQRLLARAERLVPGLSARVRSVHVHRFRYGLPEATPRALAARAAFADRPAAPVEYAGDWIALRPCSEGAVSSAALAADRVLGHLSRSAAPSGRAGARPTVHEER; encoded by the coding sequence GTGAGCCCCGCACCGGACGTGGCGGTGGTCGGGGCGGGTGTGGCCGGACTGGCGGCGGCCCACCACCTGGCCCGCGCCGGGTACTCGGTGCGCGTGCTGGAGGCCGCCGACGCGGTCGGCGGTCGGATGCGCACCCTGCGCTCCGACGGATTCCTGATCGACACCGGGGCGGAGATGCTGCCCTCGGCCCGGGGCTACCCGGCCACCTGGCGGCTGATCCGCGAACTCGGCCTCGACGGCAGCCGGGGAGCCGTACCGCGGGTGCGGGGCGCCCTCTCGGTCTGGCACGCGGGCCGCTCCCGCCCCCGCGCGGGCCGCCCCCTGGGCCTGCTCACCGGTGCCGGCCTGTCGGTACGGGCCAGGGCGGACCTGCTGCGCCTCCTGACCGCCGTGCGGCGCGCCGGACCGGATCCGGACCGTCCCGAACTCTCGCCCCTGGGCGCGGCCACCGTCGCCGACCTGCTCCGCGACTACCACCCGGAGCTGGGCGACCGGCTCATCCGGCCGCTGGCCGCCGGCTTCTTCGGCTGGGACGCCGAGCGCTCGGCCGCCGCGCCGTTCGCCGCGCACCTGGCGGCCTCGGGCAGCACCGGCGACTGGCACACCTACCGCGACGGCATGGACACCCTCGCCCGGGCACTGGCCGACCGGCTCGACGTGCGGACCGGGCACACCGTGACCGCGGTCAACGCCGACCGGGGCGGGGTCCGCCTGGCCTCGCCCCAGGGCGAGGTCACCGCCCGCGCGGCGGTCCTGGCGGTACCCGCCCCGGTGGCGGCCGGACTGTACACCGAGGCGTCCCCGGTCGAGCGCGCCTACCTGCGGGCGTGCGGGTACACGCCCATGCTGCGCCTCAGCCTGGTCCTGGACCGGCCGGCGGCCCCGCGCGGCGTGCGCGGCGGCTTCGCCACCCTCGTCCCCGCCCACGAGGACCCGCTGGTCAACGTGATCACCGTCGACCACAACAAACATCCGGGCCGGGCCCCCGCGGGCCGCGGACTGGTCTCGCTCGTCGCTTCGCCCCAGGGCACCGCGGAGCTCCTCGACATGCCCGACGCGCACGTGGCGCAGCGCCTGCTCGCCCGTGCCGAGCGCCTCGTCCCCGGCCTGTCCGCCCGTGTCCGGAGCGTGCACGTGCACCGGTTCCGGTACGGCCTGCCCGAGGCGACGCCCCGCGCGCTGGCGGCGCGCGCGGCCTTCGCCGACCGCCCGGCCGCACCGGTGGAGTACGCGGGGGACTGGATCGCGCTGCGCCCGTGCAGCGAGGGAGCGGTCTCCTCCGCCGCCCTGGCCGCCGACCGCGTGCTCGGCCACCTGTCCCGGTCCGCGGCCCCCTCCGGACGCGCGGGCGCCCGACCGACTGTTCACGAGGAACGATGA
- a CDS encoding UbiA family prenyltransferase: MTDQITHRPDGAAPAPTPAPARGTAAAYARLAKLDIYDYYIGLPLVWAMLVPAARWEPGALGLLALILAAEIAVVAAMVAFDDVTGYRDGSDAANYGSDAARRRLARKPLVAGTLTEPQALRFARWATVASVALWALVVAVAPHRPLWALILAAVCVAASIQYSWGLKISYRGFQEVFLIGLGIGWVLVPYGLLTGEVTGFVVVQALLFGFGPMVFGLYSNTNDIEGDRGAGRVTVAAIVPPRLNTAFIITMTAVESMLIHGSTVLGIAPWWFPIALVPILAMRLTQLWIGFVRDDILRARRIAIHTHRVTVVLLISANLVAPLLAGTVG; the protein is encoded by the coding sequence ATGACCGACCAGATCACCCACAGGCCGGACGGTGCGGCACCCGCTCCCACACCCGCTCCCGCCCGCGGTACCGCGGCGGCCTACGCGCGCCTGGCCAAGCTCGACATCTACGACTACTACATCGGCCTTCCGCTGGTGTGGGCGATGCTGGTGCCCGCCGCCCGGTGGGAACCGGGTGCCCTCGGCCTGCTCGCGCTCATCCTCGCGGCGGAGATCGCCGTGGTGGCCGCCATGGTCGCCTTCGACGACGTCACCGGGTACCGGGACGGAAGTGACGCCGCCAACTACGGGTCGGACGCGGCCAGGCGCCGCCTGGCGCGCAAACCCCTGGTCGCGGGAACGCTCACCGAACCGCAGGCGCTGCGCTTCGCCCGGTGGGCGACCGTGGCGAGTGTCGCGCTGTGGGCCCTGGTGGTGGCCGTGGCACCGCACCGGCCGCTGTGGGCCCTGATCCTCGCCGCCGTGTGCGTGGCCGCGTCCATCCAGTACTCCTGGGGACTCAAGATCAGCTACCGGGGGTTCCAGGAGGTCTTCCTGATCGGCCTGGGAATCGGCTGGGTGCTGGTGCCCTACGGCCTGCTCACCGGAGAGGTGACCGGCTTCGTCGTGGTGCAGGCCCTGCTGTTCGGGTTCGGGCCCATGGTCTTCGGGCTCTACTCCAACACCAACGACATCGAGGGCGACCGCGGGGCCGGACGCGTCACCGTCGCCGCCATCGTGCCCCCGCGCCTGAACACGGCGTTCATCATCACCATGACCGCCGTCGAGAGCATGCTGATCCACGGCTCCACCGTGTTGGGCATCGCGCCCTGGTGGTTCCCGATCGCCCTGGTGCCCATCCTGGCCATGCGCCTGACCCAGCTGTGGATCGGCTTCGTGCGCGACGACATCCTGCGCGCCCGCCGCATCGCCATCCACACCCACCGGGTCACGGTGGTCCTGCTGATCAGCGCGAACCTGGTCGCCCCGCTCCTGGCCGGGACCGTCGGGTGA
- a CDS encoding class I adenylate-forming enzyme family protein — MTPFTKPIHLGTLFDDLAARGHGTAVHLSRPMDIAPDLGGDLDVPRLAEFVAEVAGWLVAAGVGLGDRVAIAKRNHWDYVVLSCAAARVGAVPASLSAHLDPSVLETLLKRLEPALLVTDTALLAACREGGTDLASLATRTLVVDGTAEGALSTDDVRGAAAPPPRRPPLDAPLAVMHTSGTTGVPKLVVHSTRTIMRRLAGFEAHRWPLLGSRPDDTVAGAVSFAHGRALAWTASVLWLAPARLLAVSSSDWAEAGPFLERHRPTTFEAQPATYVRWQDRTGGPGGPFERVRLFISTFDAMHPPTVRAFLNATRRRHPVWMQGWGQSETGPLTFRFLTRRAMAAERGRHPTTRDIGRPIPTRTSLRVVDPRTLRPVPRGDAGLVFCRSEALCLGYVGEEERWRSKWVGQWWNTGDLGALTRTGSVRLVDREVDAIPEGSCLELEDVVADRLPQVLECVVLGRPGLPSLPVAVTEDGALDLSAWRRAVTDLPPLADPVVMAWDDVPRTGTGKVRRSVLRDRIGAAPDTHGTGRWT, encoded by the coding sequence ATGACACCCTTCACCAAACCCATCCACCTGGGCACCCTCTTCGACGATCTGGCCGCGCGTGGCCACGGCACCGCCGTGCATCTCAGCCGGCCCATGGACATCGCGCCGGACCTGGGCGGCGACCTGGACGTTCCGCGCCTGGCCGAGTTCGTGGCCGAGGTGGCCGGCTGGCTGGTCGCGGCCGGGGTCGGGCTGGGCGACCGCGTCGCGATCGCCAAGCGCAACCACTGGGACTACGTGGTGCTCTCCTGTGCCGCCGCGCGCGTGGGAGCGGTGCCGGCGTCGCTGTCCGCGCACCTGGACCCCTCCGTCCTGGAAACCCTCCTCAAGCGACTCGAACCGGCGCTGCTGGTCACCGACACCGCGCTGCTGGCGGCGTGCCGGGAGGGCGGGACCGACCTGGCCTCCCTCGCCACCCGGACCCTGGTCGTGGACGGCACGGCGGAGGGCGCGCTGTCCACCGACGACGTGCGCGGAGCCGCCGCTCCGCCGCCGCGCCGCCCGCCCCTGGACGCGCCACTGGCCGTCATGCACACCTCCGGCACCACCGGAGTTCCCAAGCTGGTCGTGCACTCCACCCGGACGATCATGCGGCGCCTGGCCGGCTTCGAGGCGCACCGCTGGCCGCTGTTGGGCAGCCGGCCCGACGACACGGTGGCCGGTGCCGTCTCCTTCGCGCACGGTCGCGCGCTCGCCTGGACCGCGAGCGTGCTCTGGCTGGCCCCCGCCCGGCTCCTGGCGGTCTCGTCCTCGGACTGGGCCGAGGCCGGCCCGTTCCTGGAGCGGCACAGGCCCACCACGTTCGAGGCGCAGCCCGCGACCTACGTGCGCTGGCAGGACCGGACCGGGGGGCCGGGCGGACCGTTCGAGCGGGTGCGGCTCTTCATCAGCACCTTCGACGCCATGCACCCGCCCACCGTGCGCGCCTTCCTCAACGCCACCCGGCGCCGCCACCCCGTCTGGATGCAGGGCTGGGGCCAGAGCGAGACCGGCCCGCTCACGTTCCGCTTCCTGACCCGGCGCGCCATGGCGGCCGAGCGCGGACGCCACCCCACCACACGTGACATCGGCCGTCCGATTCCCACCCGGACGAGTCTGCGGGTGGTCGACCCGCGCACCCTGCGGCCCGTGCCCCGCGGGGACGCGGGCCTGGTGTTCTGTCGCAGCGAGGCCCTGTGCCTGGGCTACGTCGGCGAGGAGGAGCGCTGGCGGTCCAAGTGGGTGGGCCAGTGGTGGAACACCGGCGACCTCGGCGCCCTCACCCGCACCGGAAGCGTGCGGCTCGTGGACCGCGAGGTGGACGCCATTCCCGAGGGCAGCTGCCTGGAGTTGGAGGACGTCGTCGCCGACCGCCTGCCGCAGGTGCTGGAGTGCGTGGTCCTGGGCCGGCCCGGCCTGCCCTCCCTGCCCGTGGCGGTGACCGAGGACGGTGCGCTCGACCTGTCCGCGTGGCGGCGCGCGGTCACCGACCTGCCGCCTCTGGCCGACCCCGTGGTGATGGCGTGGGACGACGTGCCGCGGACCGGCACCGGCAAGGTGCGCCGGTCGGTGCTGCGCGACCGGATCGGCGCGGCACCCGACACCCATGGGACGGGACGATGGACCTGA